One genomic segment of Leptospira sp. WS92.C1 includes these proteins:
- the metF gene encoding methylenetetrahydrofolate reductase [NAD(P)H], which produces MKKISEIYVSAKGPVYSFEFFPPKTSEGDVKLMETVRELSRLNPDFVTVTYGAGGSTRDKTIQILSEISKNYSVPTVSHFTCVGANRDQIRETLQGIRSKGIVNLMALRGDPPRGEGEFKKTDGGFENATELISFIRSEKLDFCIGGGCYPEKHPDAKTLEEDVRHLKLKVEAGTDFLVSQLFFVNSIFENFLNFVRKVGIRVPVIPGIMPITSFAQIERFKSMAGCEFPSSLIADLQEVEHRPEEFYRRSLNFTVKQCRELLKMGVPGIHLYTLNQSHASYDIVRELKG; this is translated from the coding sequence ATGAAAAAGATATCTGAAATTTACGTCTCCGCAAAGGGGCCTGTGTATTCGTTTGAATTTTTTCCGCCTAAAACTTCCGAAGGCGATGTTAAGTTGATGGAAACGGTTCGAGAGCTTTCGCGTCTCAATCCGGATTTTGTGACCGTTACTTACGGTGCCGGAGGATCTACAAGAGACAAGACCATACAAATTCTATCGGAAATTTCTAAAAATTATTCCGTGCCGACTGTTTCTCATTTTACCTGTGTGGGGGCAAACCGAGATCAGATCCGGGAGACGCTTCAGGGAATTCGTTCAAAGGGAATTGTCAACTTGATGGCGCTTCGAGGGGATCCTCCTCGGGGAGAGGGAGAATTTAAAAAGACCGACGGCGGGTTTGAGAATGCGACCGAGCTTATCTCTTTTATCCGATCGGAAAAGTTGGACTTTTGCATCGGCGGTGGTTGTTATCCTGAAAAACACCCCGACGCAAAAACGTTGGAAGAAGACGTGCGTCATCTCAAGCTCAAGGTGGAAGCGGGAACTGATTTTTTGGTGTCTCAGTTGTTCTTTGTAAATTCTATCTTTGAGAATTTTCTCAACTTTGTTCGTAAGGTCGGAATTCGGGTTCCTGTGATTCCTGGGATTATGCCGATCACTTCGTTTGCGCAGATTGAAAGGTTTAAGTCCATGGCGGGATGCGAATTCCCCTCCTCTCTCATTGCGGATTTGCAGGAAGTGGAACATCGTCCGGAGGAATTTTATCGGAGAAGCTTAAACTTTACCGTAAAACAATGCAGAGAGTTATTAAAGATGGGAGTTCCCGGAATTCATCTTTATACTCTCAATCAGAGTCACGCGAGTTATGATATCGTGCGGGAACTAAAAGGATAG
- a CDS encoding 1,4-dihydroxy-6-naphthoate synthase — translation MELSLAYSPCPNDTFLFYHLAHGKATDQFQIREELHDVEELNRAAFAGKYQATKLSFAAYFSVMDQYSILDSGSALGRNCGPLLVYKKGKHPGSAKGKKILIPGEFTTANLLLKLFLENDFQPEAVRYDKIIPLLLSGDADFGVLIHEERFTYEKQGLVKLQDLGEWWEESTGKHIPLGAIAFRRDLGEKLKLNFDHSLKKSLDLGYQNREETYEYILKHSQDTTREVVDAHIGLYVNEFTRSLGTEGRDAILTLYRKGVEAGFLPVGKEEVLF, via the coding sequence ATGGAACTCAGCTTAGCCTATTCTCCTTGCCCCAACGATACGTTTTTGTTTTACCATCTCGCGCATGGAAAAGCGACCGATCAATTTCAGATCCGAGAGGAACTTCACGACGTGGAAGAACTGAACCGAGCGGCCTTTGCCGGCAAATACCAAGCGACAAAACTTTCCTTTGCGGCCTATTTCTCAGTGATGGATCAATATTCCATCTTGGATTCCGGATCCGCCTTAGGAAGAAACTGCGGTCCCTTGCTCGTCTATAAAAAAGGAAAACATCCAGGTTCCGCAAAGGGAAAAAAAATTCTCATCCCTGGAGAATTTACCACGGCAAACCTGCTCTTGAAACTGTTTTTGGAGAACGATTTTCAACCGGAAGCGGTTCGTTATGACAAGATCATTCCTCTCCTCTTATCCGGGGACGCAGACTTTGGAGTTTTGATCCACGAGGAACGTTTCACTTATGAAAAACAAGGTCTCGTAAAACTTCAAGATCTGGGCGAATGGTGGGAAGAATCCACAGGCAAACACATTCCATTAGGCGCCATTGCTTTTCGAAGAGATCTGGGCGAAAAATTAAAATTAAACTTTGATCATTCCCTCAAAAAAAGTCTGGATCTTGGTTATCAGAATCGAGAAGAAACGTACGAATATATTCTCAAACATTCTCAGGACACAACCAGGGAAGTGGTAGACGCGCATATCGGATTGTATGTAAACGAATTCACTCGTTCTCTCGGAACGGAAGGAAGGGACGCAATTCTTACACTCTATCGAAAAGGTGTAGAAGCCGGCTTTCTGCCTGTGGGAAAAGAAGAGGTTTTGTTTTAA